One Pyxicephalus adspersus chromosome 3, UCB_Pads_2.0, whole genome shotgun sequence genomic window carries:
- the LOC140325887 gene encoding coenzyme Q-binding protein COQ10 homolog B, mitochondrial-like isoform X2 — MFLFYFRHLSSCGILASRSSQLPQPSPMHLQTRSFLNLAAPFLGNKRIDYTESKVLGYSIAQMFDIVANVEDYKMFVPWCNSSKVLSCRNKVTRAELEVGFPPIVERYVSEITVVPQHKVRAVCNDGKLFSHLETVWRFGPGLPGRPDTCTLDFYVSFEFKSLLHSHLATVFFDEVAKQMVTAFENRAAKTYGRQTIPLQSKKLRAVQ, encoded by the exons atgtttctaTTCTATTTCAGGCATCTGAGTTCATGTGGAATTTTGGCTTCTCGGAGCTCTCAATTACCTCAACCATCGCCCATGCATTTGCAGACACGATCCTTTTTAAACCTTGCAGCACCATTCCTTGGGAACAAGCGTATAGACTATACGGAGTCTAAAGTGCTAGG GTATTCCATAGCTCAGATGTTTGACATTGTTGCAAATGTAGAAGATTACAAGATGTTTGTGCCATGGTGCAACAGTTCTAAAGTTCTCTCTTGTCGGAATAAAGTGACCCGGGCCGAGCTGGAGGTTGGCTTCCCACCTATTGTGGAACGATATGTTTCTGAAATCACAGTAGTACCCCAACACAAAGTTCGG GCTGTGTGTAATGATGGGAAGCTTTTCAGCCATCTAGAGACGGTGTGGAGGTTTGGCCCAGGACTTCCCGGGAGACCAGACACATGCACTCTGGATTTCTAT GTGTCATTTGAATTCAAGTCTTTGCTTCACTCTCACCTGGCCACAGTTTTCTTTGATGAGGTGGCTAAACAGATGGTTACAGCCTTTGAAAACCGAGCTGCCAAGACATACGGGCGTCAGACCATCCCACTGCAATCGAAAAAGCTTAGAGCTGTGCAGTAA
- the LOC140325887 gene encoding coenzyme Q-binding protein COQ10 homolog B, mitochondrial-like isoform X1: MAGQCGRTSSVLLRALLETESRPCQSVIRRVQRTQGLRHLSSCGILASRSSQLPQPSPMHLQTRSFLNLAAPFLGNKRIDYTESKVLGYSIAQMFDIVANVEDYKMFVPWCNSSKVLSCRNKVTRAELEVGFPPIVERYVSEITVVPQHKVRAVCNDGKLFSHLETVWRFGPGLPGRPDTCTLDFYVSFEFKSLLHSHLATVFFDEVAKQMVTAFENRAAKTYGRQTIPLQSKKLRAVQ; this comes from the exons ATGGCCGGACAATGCGGGAGAACCTCCTCCGTCCTACTACGGGCTCTACTGGAAACAGAGAGCCGACCATGCCAGTCTGTGATACGGAGAGTCCAGAGAACGCAAGGTTTACG GCATCTGAGTTCATGTGGAATTTTGGCTTCTCGGAGCTCTCAATTACCTCAACCATCGCCCATGCATTTGCAGACACGATCCTTTTTAAACCTTGCAGCACCATTCCTTGGGAACAAGCGTATAGACTATACGGAGTCTAAAGTGCTAGG GTATTCCATAGCTCAGATGTTTGACATTGTTGCAAATGTAGAAGATTACAAGATGTTTGTGCCATGGTGCAACAGTTCTAAAGTTCTCTCTTGTCGGAATAAAGTGACCCGGGCCGAGCTGGAGGTTGGCTTCCCACCTATTGTGGAACGATATGTTTCTGAAATCACAGTAGTACCCCAACACAAAGTTCGG GCTGTGTGTAATGATGGGAAGCTTTTCAGCCATCTAGAGACGGTGTGGAGGTTTGGCCCAGGACTTCCCGGGAGACCAGACACATGCACTCTGGATTTCTAT GTGTCATTTGAATTCAAGTCTTTGCTTCACTCTCACCTGGCCACAGTTTTCTTTGATGAGGTGGCTAAACAGATGGTTACAGCCTTTGAAAACCGAGCTGCCAAGACATACGGGCGTCAGACCATCCCACTGCAATCGAAAAAGCTTAGAGCTGTGCAGTAA